The Cryptomeria japonica chromosome 9, Sugi_1.0, whole genome shotgun sequence DNA segment TACCGGTTGCCTGGACCAATTTTGGTGATCTTCcgggaacccattctgaagcttgcagatccttgggcattgattttgatgttccttggcatgtggctgaccttttcccacaatctacatttcatcctttggatttttcagaggagtCTCTTGGGAGAGGTCAAcgttgttattttcatgttaggtctttttcttcatgttttgatcccttttgggccaaccggatcctttggatcaatatatatatatatatatatatatatatatatatatatatatatatatatatatatatatgtatatatatatatatatgtatatatatatgtatatatatatatatatgtatatatatatgtatatatatatatgtatatgtatatatatatatatatatatgtatatatatatatatatatatatatatatatataattatgctTTAGAATATAAAGCagaagagaatcaagtagctagactgtgcatggaatatagatcttttgattcaaggtctcggttgtgacctattctactaggcttgtgagccggtatgttgtaacctggttgtgactggttggatgtaatcggatttcatgcaataaaaactatttgttctgcattgcctccagtATATTTGTGTCtatccattgtgttactcttactGACTAGTCTAGATTGATCTCGTTGAGGTCCCtgctcaccagtgactgcttcaagtggtataagagtgaagtttcatttcagAGGTTATGTATCCTAAATTTCTTATTGTAGGGTGGCGGGTTACGGATCCGATGTCGAATTATAGAGGACTAGCGTGAGAAAATGCCAAGAAGAGGAGcaaggaatggtggagcgcatgggaatggagaacctgttgtgatggagatgttgcaaggaatagcagcctagttagaagccatggagacagacCAGAGAAGAGGCCgccatattgaagatgtgagtaaagatgaaggaaaagaagccccgacagaacaagcgAACCTACTGGTGGTTGATCTGGACGAGGAAAAAATTTTGAGCATTTTGAGTAGggaaatactaaacctcattttaccccacatgaatatgatgggaagttagattcagacgAATTGATGGATTTCATCTCAGAAATGGAGAAGTATTTCGATTTTGAAAAAActacaaaagagaggaaggtgaaatatgcttctacccagttgaaaggtcatgcatctctcttgtggaagcatttgcaagttgatagacaaagaaaagGTAATGAAAAGATTAAGACATTGGATCATATGATTGATAAATATAAATCAAAGTTTGTGCTGGTGAATtttcaagtggatttgttctggaagttgcagaatttgagacaaaaggaatctagtgtgaaggggtacaccaaagcattttacaagttgaatatcagatctagacatgctgatgatgaatttgaacaagttgcaagatagttgaatggattatggatgtctatacaagatgaattaagtatgatcaaattggagagtgttgaaaagGCTttctagtatgccctaaaggctgaagagaaattgaacaaaagacatgatcagagacaaagaggtagacgtggaaggtttaccagaggaagttTTCAAGGAAGAAGTGGAtatactggaggaagaggaacaaatacagatcagaacaaggacaaggaagtgatcaAAGAAGGAAATTCATATCAGAAGGATGATAGAATCTTCTAGCAGAGGAAGAGCTGGATGGTTACCGAAATGAGGACTTTGGAAGAAAGGATAAGAAgatatttagaggaacttgctttaactgtagaggagaaggacaccatgcattcgagtgtaagaagatagaggctaccggAAGAGAAAcattggtggaagaaaaccccaccaaattagacaataaactggaagatggagagttgttgatgatgaggagagctttgtgtcatactagaggagatgaagagcccttgtagaggaagaatctattcgagaccagatgtaaggtatctagtaagtgttgtaaagttgttattgatagtggtagttcatataatcttgttttagaagagattgtGAGTAAGTTAAAATtgtagagattgaaacaccctaagccttatcagatagcatggatttaggctgaacataagttgttagtaagtgaataatgtttggtgaaattaaaatttgggaattatcatgatgaagtcttgtgtgatattatgcctatggatatttgtcatcttttgttgggtagaccttggcagtttgatagacaggcaatacatgataggaggaagaatacatacactattctggccaatgggatgaagaaaaccttgttacctttggagtaacctttgaacaataaagtttgtacgaatgccataatctatttagtagatcgaaggaaattcatggatggattgagacatgagaatttgtgttttgccttaattcctaagaagactgagagaccaaaaCTGGAAGGAGAATACctgaaagagataagagatttgctaatagaatatgaggacatcatttcagataatgtacctaatagATTGCCACTTGTAaggagtattagtcattgcatggacttggttccctgAGCTAGTTtccctaacaaagttgcacaccagttaACAttggcagagaatgaagaactgaatagataagtgcaggagttgttgaagaaaggtttgattagggagagtctgAGACCTTGTCCAGTACCACAGTATTAGCACCttagaagaatggagagtggagaatgtgtaccaattcaagagaaataaacaagaacacagtgaaataccagtttcctttacctagaatggatgacataatggattgtttgagtggagcaagaTACTCtataaagatatatttgaagagtggatatcatcaaatcaggatcagagaaggtgatgagtgcaagacaacatttaagacaaatgaaggactgcatgaatggttggtgatgccttttggattgactaatgtaccaagtactttcatgaggctgatgacatattgaagaaattcttggataagtttgttatcgtgtatttggatgacattcggattttcagtaagacaaaagaggagcatttgttgcagttaagacaagttgttgatcaatatcaagaagtgtactttcatgaagaatGAGTTAGTATATTTAGGATTtctgatatctaaggatggtttgaagatggaccttgagaaagtgaaagccattgttgagtggcctaaaCTGGAAAGCATTGGATAAGTAAGATCATTTCATTGATTGGCTAATTAGAaccgaaagtttatcagaaatttcagttcagtttgtaaccctaagactgagaccatgagaggagattggaaggaattcaagtggaccacctaagcaaacaaaatttttgaattgttgaagaggAAAGTGACTGGTCAGCCTCTGTTAgttttactagatttcaataaagtatttcaagtggattgtgatgtaagtggaacagaaataggagtagttttgagccaagaagggagagaagtagcctaTTTTATTGAGAAATTAAATGATTCCCAGAAGAGGTATTGAGTGTATGATTAGgatttttatgccataattcaagccttgaagaattggagaccttacttattgcctaaggaatttgtgttgtatatagatcatcaagctttgcagtatttgaacagttagagtaagttgaatcaaatacAAATGAAATGGATAGAATTCTTATAgaattacacctttgtgttgaagcatagaagtggaaaatataacaaagttgatgatgcattCAGTAAGAGAAGGAATTTTTTGACAAAGATGAGAGTCACAGCattaggttttgaatatttgaagaccttgtatgatgaagacctgtattttgtagaaccttggaaagaatgtagagaattggttatggttgataggagaaaatggtttgaTTTTTTCATTAAGGATGAAATGTTATTCAAGgaagtttagttgtgcatacctaagagttccttGAAAGAGAACCTATTAAAAGAGAAACACAGTGGAAGTTTAGCCGGACATTTTGGCATtaacaaaatagttgcattggtgagtgagtagtacttttggtccgagattcataaagatgttaagagatatgtgcagagttgtagagtttgtcaagttgcaaaaggtagtattcaaaatgtgggattgtataaacctttgacaataccggtaagaccttgggaggatataagcatcgattttgtacttggattgcctaagacaccgagagggaatgattctatatttgtggtagtggatagattttttaagatggctcatttcataccttgtaagaagacatcagatgcattgcatgtagaaaacctatttttcaaggaagtagtgagatcgcatggattgcctaagaacacattttcagacaaagacaatgagtttgttggctatttttggagaacactttggaagaagatgaagacaaatatgaagttcagttctacttttcatccacagactgatagacagatagaagttgttaaccaaagtttgggaaatttgttgagataattagtgggagataaaaccagaagttgggatttgatccttgcacaagcagagttttcctacaacaattcaatgaatagaagtaccagaaaaacacctttggagattgttaccggagtgcaccTTAGAGatatagcagaattgagagacattagcagtgaagatcagaagagttcagaagctgaagattttgcaaatcacatggcagcattgcatattcaagttaaacaacatttggaacaCATGagcaacaaatataaggagaaggaagatgagaaaaggagacataaggaaatttaagttggcgatgaagtgatggtatatctgagaaaagagagattcccggttggaacttataataagttgcagatgaagaagtttggaccctgtaagattttgagaaagttcaattctggaaatgcatatgaagtggagctaccaaatagtctaagtatttcacctatattcaacattgcagatcttcatgaataccatgaaccaaaatttagtgaggactGTGTTCAAGACTTGGAGAAATCATTTCCctagaaggaaccggatcagattgaagagattttatacagtaggattgggcatagtatcCAGaacagtcagtataaggaatatttggtgaagtggaacgatagactagttgaagattcatcttggatttctcaggaagaggtagactgccttggtttccctttgaccccagcaaagtgagaggctcactttttcattaacctcgGATGTCTGTTGCAGGAgtatccccggttcatagcaatcttgcatcaaccaaaaacattttcctttctatttttctttctctttgcagtttcaattttcctttttgtgtgtcccagttttggctcattgAATCTTGTGaaattggattctacttgaagacttgatcatctttctttctcttagaatgcaacacatttggatcactttctgaaaagatattgctatcggtttccatgacagttttttgttaccggttgtctagacctattctggtgatctttcagaacccattccaaagcttgtgaaGCCCTAggtgttgatttcgatgttccttggcatgtggacaACCTTTTCcagtgatctatgtttcatcctttggatattTCAAAAGAATCTCTTgacggaggccaaccttgttattttcatgtttggTCTTGTTCTCCAGGTTTCGATCCCTTTTGGgctaactggatcctttggatcgaaatatatatttttaattatgctttagaatgtaatgcaaaagagaatcaagtagctagactatgcatagaagatatatcttttgattcaaggtcccggttgtgacctattctaccaggcctgtgagctactatgttgtaacccgattgtgaccagttggatgtaataagatttcatgcaataaaaactatcggttttgcattgcctccatcatatttgtgtgttttgGTTGTGTTACTCTTTTTGAccagtttggattgatctccttgaagTCCCTCCTCAGTAGTGACTACTTCACTATAAGCCTACTTGTTCTTTTTGAATAGTTTTATGAAGACATTTGATACTTAGCAATTAAGACAATATTTATATTGAGGTCCCTTTAACTAGTTGACTTAGAGCCTTTGCTTTCATGTAATGTTGGTTTTTTATGTCCTTTTCCTtctcttttgtttttatttatttgtttttgttaTGCTTTTTAGTAGGATAAAACAatttttgaaggggccccaaatcCCTTACAATTAAAGAACTGCAATCATTTAATGGACTAGACTACCTAATAGCGAGTAATAGGTTCTAAAAAGGACCTAAAACCTTTTGGACTTACAGGCATCTAGAGCCCAAAAACCAAAGACTGCACAAAGCATAAACAAACATTTAGAGCAGTCAATCCCAACCAAACTCTAGCCAAACATCAAGTGTAAagcattacaaaataggttgatcCAAGGAGAGGGTCTGGATCAGAAAACAATAGACCTCAAAAAAAAGGAACAAGGGATTTTTAAGGCATCCTCAACCAACATGAAGGGTTTTCCCAAGCTCCCATAACCTGTAATAGAATCTTCGAGCCACAAAAATCCCTAAAGTCAAACCCTAAACAAAAACAAACACTAGCCAAACTGGgccttgaaaactactagcattGATCCTGTCCCTAAAAGAAACAAAAAAGATAGGGTTTTTCCAAGCTCCCTCAATATTGGGAGTGGGTTTTACAAGGATCCCGAGGGGAAGCAAACAGGGGGAAGAAAACATGCGCTGAGAGGAGGAAGCAAACCCATTCTCATCATCATTGTTTGCTTCATCTTCCCCGCCTTTGACTTCCCCTGAAACCCTCACTCCCGCCTTCTCTCCCGCCATCATCATTTCAAATGAGCTTCATgtgaatatttttttgttttgttctttttttattaatttgactTGCACAAACCACTGCTTTGCAAATACAGATAAATCGAGTGATCTTCTTCAGCACATATATCTTATTTTCAACAGAACTGCATAAACACTAGTGGAgtccagaagaagagaaagaatgggGCAATTTGTTACCAAGGTGAAGTCCATCGAGGAAGGAATTAGCAAATCTGCTACATCTTCTTCAACCGAGGCAACAACTAGCAAGGTCGTGAATACCACACTATCTTCTGCATCAAACATTACAAAGATATTACCCACTGGAATTTTGTTTCTGTTTCAGGCTCTCTCCAACCTTCTTTCCGATAATGGAGACTGCATTACATCCAACAAGGTTCTGGTTGGAATAGCTGTGGGTATTCTTGGGATTGCGTGTTTTGTTTTGTCTTTGGTAGACACCTTCACAGATTCTTACACAGGCAAAGTGCACTATGGGATTGCTACCCTTAATGGTTTAGCCACTGTTAGTAAATTGAAGCCTTCTAATTTATCAAATTATAAGATCACGCTCAAGGGTTTGTTCCATGCAGCTTTGGCGGTTGCGGTGTTTGTTGTGATGGCCCTGACAGATCAAAACATTGTGCAGTGTTTGTATCCCTCTGCTGAAAGCAATATAAAGAAGATGTATAAGGCTCTCCCTGTTGTTATGAATGCAGTGAGCAGTGCGTTGTTAGTTTTGTTTCCATCAAAACGCCAAGGAATCAGCAGTCCCGTTAGCACTAAAACTGCATCGACAACATGAGGCCAAGAAACGTTCGTTGTAAGGAATAGATATTAGAGTATGTAGGCTGTTCTGTTTGCATTGCAAAAATTTTCAGAAAAATCCAGATACCCTGAAATACTTCATTCATATGATACTGTAAAATAAAGACCACCATGTAAAATGAGCTGTGTTCTAGGATGTTTCAGAGGTGGTCTCTCGAGTTTAAAAATTATCATTTATCAATGTGTGCCGTTGTTTTAAACATTTTGGGGCTTTTTGAAAGGAGGTTTTGTTAGTTATTTTAATTAACTATAAAATTATATATTCAAACTATATTAATATTTAATGTAATAGAATAGTTAAGAAATACGGCTTTTATTAGATGCTTTTGCTATTAGACTCGTTTTGTTGTGGACTTTATTCATTTATACTTTATTTAAATGCATAGCGCTTCTTCTATTACAATATGGTTTATTTGATGTACGCATTCTGTAATTGATATAATTAAGTTTAGTAGTCAGATTATCATGAAATTGTTGAAGCATTTGGAGATAAAAATTAAGAGTTTCGAAGGGGTCTAATATCTACAAAAGActctattaatagttcttttaaTTCTATTTGAAATATtatcatctattttttttttgtgaatgtATGTGTTTTAAACTATTTCTAATATAAAGATTAGTAGCATTGTAAAAGAGATAATCTTAATTTGAGAGGACTCAACAATAATGATGAATTTTGGTGCTTAGACTAGTTAGGTATGTTTCAACTACAcagttttttagaattttttaggaGATCAAATACATAGTGTGTATTtttggagattaagtggttagaaaggACATGTAGAGACAAGAAATAAGGAGGTATCAAAAAGAGAAGAATTAAGTAACTCATAATAAGAAGGCATGTAGTAGGTACAACAATTGTTAAATTTTGATACATCACATGTTTTAAGTGAAGCTAGAGACTATGGAGTAGGTTTTTCATTAAAGTAAGTGGGCAGGGACCCCAATGTGTTATAAACCAGACAAAGTACATCAAAGACCCAAAAGCACAACAGAGTTACACCCTAATAACTTGACAACAACACTACAAAGCTGAATCAAAGCACAAAGCCATTACTTTTAATCAAAGTTGGGCCAAGTAGTGGGCCCAAAAGAATAATTTGAGATCTTTGAGACATAAGAGAAAGTCCCTTTTTCTTGTGATGCACAATCATCCAAGAGGAATCTAGTTCTTGAGAGACAAGAGGAATGGAGCTAGTTGATCCCTTTGAGAAATTAGCAAAGTCTGAAAAATGAGCCATCAAGCCTAGAAGAGGAACTTCGTAGTCCAGGGAAAGAGAATCTGAAATCAAGGAAGGAATAAATCTAGTACTTGAGAGAGTTCCCAAAGGAGCTAGTGATACATTGTCTGCCAAATAGTAGTCACTAGAGAAATAGGGGGCCCCTGGGCAAGGGCCATGGGGGAAGAGAAACTATGAACTGTGAAGGAAGGAATACATGTTGGAGGAGGGGGCTCTGAAGTGATTAGGGAGTAGGTTCAAACAAGAGaaacctatatttaaaaaaaaaaaaattgatggatCTTTGTGGCTAACTAAATAGATATTTAAGTGATAAGAAATGTTTAAAAAGAAAGATTTGTTTTCCATTTAATATAGTATCATTGAACCAAATATGTATAACTTCTTATATTTTAAGAAATATAATGGagtaagattttttatttttaatgtactCCTTTTTCAACATCATCCATACATTATTTGAGTTAATTTGTATTGAAAATAGTTACACATGtatgttttaattatttaaaatttgctatttttgtgtatgtgtatgtgtgttttcCTTTAGTTTACTTATAACAACATGTAAGTCTAATAGGAGACCACTAAGGTTGAGTTGAGTGGCTACAAAAATACAAGTAGAGTCATCCACACCTTTTATAATGGTATATAAATTTCCTTTATGAGTAAAGTCTTTCATAGCTAAGTTTAACGCGTAGGATATGGGATTGACTATTTTTAATGCTATAGGAAGATTGACAACATCAACATAGTGCTAGTCGAGTGTataacattcaaaataaaatattatttttggaTTAAGGTTGGAATTAATCTTATAGGTAGTGATTGTGATCTTGTATTCTTGTAGATAGAACAATTGAATCTAGAAGAGGTTTATGCAAATAAAAATAGAGATATTTATGATAGAATGTTTCTCTCAAGGAGAATGATGGTGGAGTGTGTTGTAGAAATAGATGCTATATGAAGGATAGATAAGGTGATTAAGCTGTAAGGGGAGTGGATGTGATTTTTATATGTACTACGAGacaataaatgaaaattcattaaaGAAATTATAGTGAAAATGATGAAACATTCATGAGTTGAGATTGTAGGACAAGAAATTAATAC contains these protein-coding regions:
- the LOC131056745 gene encoding protein DMP2-like, with translation MGQFVTKVKSIEEGISKSATSSSTEATTSKVVNTTLSSASNITKILPTGILFLFQALSNLLSDNGDCITSNKVLVGIAVGILGIACFVLSLVDTFTDSYTGKVHYGIATLNGLATVSKLKPSNLSNYKITLKGLFHAALAVAVFVVMALTDQNIVQCLYPSAESNIKKMYKALPVVMNAVSSALLVLFPSKRQGISSPVSTKTASTT